The proteins below are encoded in one region of Rhizobium sp. 9140:
- a CDS encoding substrate-binding domain-containing protein: MNALKLTAAALVASVAFAGAAAARDQIQIAGSSTVLPYAKIVAETFGETFPDFKTPVVESGGTGAGLKEFCKGVGPDTIDIANASRKIKDSELAECKSAGVTEVQEVKIGYDGIVFATDSGNADLKLEPKDLYLGLAAQVVVDGKVVANPYTKWSEVNKNLPDAEIAAYIPGEKHGTREVFEEKILHAGCKASGAEEVIKAAVADAKEQARTCVAVRKDGKAVDIDGDYTETLARIAANKNGIGVFGLAFYENNADKLKVATVNGVIPTTETIASGEYPVSRPLFFYVKKAHLGVIPGLKEFVEFFLDDQMVGPESPLAAYGLVAAPDAEREADRKAFTDGTQL, encoded by the coding sequence ATGAACGCCCTGAAACTGACTGCTGCAGCCCTGGTGGCTTCCGTCGCCTTTGCTGGCGCTGCCGCTGCCCGCGACCAGATCCAGATCGCTGGCTCGTCCACCGTTCTTCCCTATGCCAAGATCGTTGCCGAAACCTTCGGCGAGACGTTCCCCGACTTCAAGACGCCGGTCGTCGAATCCGGCGGCACGGGCGCCGGCCTCAAGGAATTCTGCAAGGGCGTCGGCCCTGATACCATCGACATCGCCAATGCTTCGCGCAAGATCAAGGACAGCGAACTGGCGGAATGCAAGTCGGCTGGCGTGACCGAAGTGCAGGAAGTCAAGATCGGCTATGACGGCATCGTCTTCGCCACCGACAGCGGCAATGCCGACCTGAAGCTCGAGCCGAAGGATCTCTACCTCGGCCTCGCAGCCCAGGTCGTCGTCGACGGCAAGGTTGTTGCGAACCCCTACACGAAGTGGTCTGAAGTCAACAAGAACCTGCCGGACGCCGAAATCGCCGCTTATATCCCGGGCGAAAAGCACGGCACGCGCGAAGTCTTCGAAGAGAAGATCCTTCATGCAGGCTGCAAGGCTTCCGGTGCTGAAGAGGTCATCAAGGCTGCCGTTGCCGACGCCAAGGAACAGGCCCGCACCTGCGTTGCCGTTCGCAAGGACGGCAAGGCTGTCGACATCGACGGCGACTACACAGAAACGCTCGCCCGCATCGCTGCCAACAAGAACGGCATCGGCGTCTTCGGTCTGGCTTTCTATGAAAACAACGCCGACAAGCTGAAGGTTGCGACCGTCAACGGTGTCATCCCGACCACGGAAACGATCGCTTCCGGCGAATACCCGGTTTCGCGTCCGCTGTTCTTCTACGTCAAGAAGGCGCATCTCGGCGTTATCCCCGGCCTGAAGGAATTCGTTGAATTCTTCCTCGACGACCAGATGGTCGGCCCGGAAAGCCCGCTGGCAGCCTACGGCCTCGTTGCCGCGCCGGATGCAGAGCGCGAAGCTGACCGCAAGGCCTTCACCGACGGCACGCAGCTGTAA
- a CDS encoding NAD(+) synthase, producing MNFFSAYDQGFVRVAACTPRCEVADPAFNAEQVIALARDGHARSVGLMVFPELCISSYTLDDLLGQAALHEAVDMALARVVEESRTLSPVLLVGAPIPKNGRLYNCALAIHRGRILGVVPKSYLPNYREFYEKRWCAAGRDIRGETIAVAGQMAPFGVDLLFSATDVRGFVFHIEICEDVWIAASPSDFGALAGALILTNLSASNITVGKAETRRQLAGSQSSRCFAAYVYAAAGPGESTTDLAWDGQACIYELGNFLAETERFPSGPQMCVADIDVDRLLLERLRTGTFNDAANHQHRDDRTFRTVEFQFEPDRGDIGFERGISRYPFVPADPARLDQDCYETYNIQVQGLMKRLQATGIKKICIGVSGGLDSTHALVVAARAFDQLGLPRSGILGFTMPGFATGDVTKTNAWKLMRSLGITADEIDIKPLAEQLLKDLKHPYAEGKPVYDITFENVQAGLRTDFLFRAANRYDALVLGTGDLSEIALGWSTYGVGDHMSHYNVNASVPKTLIQHLIRWIIAKNLFDAETNATLADVLDTVISPELVPADETGAIQSTEDKIGPYALHDFALYYITRFGLKPSKVAFLAWHAWHDAKAGAWPTGFPEESRNAYDLATIRKWLEAFLFRFFTTSQFKRSASPNGPKVTSGGSLSPRGDWRAPSDGNARLWLDELRRNVPENEQA from the coding sequence GTGAATTTCTTTTCAGCCTATGATCAGGGTTTTGTTCGCGTTGCAGCCTGCACGCCGCGCTGCGAGGTTGCCGACCCCGCTTTCAATGCCGAACAGGTGATCGCGCTTGCGCGCGACGGACATGCCCGTTCCGTCGGTCTGATGGTGTTCCCCGAACTCTGCATTTCCAGCTACACGCTCGATGACCTGCTGGGCCAGGCGGCGCTGCATGAGGCGGTGGACATGGCTCTCGCCCGCGTCGTGGAGGAAAGCCGCACCCTGTCGCCTGTCCTCCTCGTCGGCGCGCCGATCCCGAAGAACGGCCGGCTCTATAATTGCGCCCTCGCCATCCATCGCGGCCGCATCCTCGGTGTTGTGCCAAAGAGCTATTTGCCGAACTATCGTGAGTTCTACGAGAAGCGCTGGTGCGCTGCCGGGCGCGACATTCGCGGCGAGACCATCGCAGTTGCGGGCCAAATGGCGCCGTTCGGCGTGGATCTCTTGTTTTCGGCAACGGACGTGCGCGGCTTCGTCTTTCATATCGAAATCTGCGAGGATGTCTGGATCGCCGCCTCGCCGAGCGATTTCGGCGCGCTCGCAGGCGCGCTGATCCTCACCAATCTCTCGGCCAGCAACATTACCGTCGGCAAGGCCGAAACGCGCCGCCAGCTTGCGGGCTCCCAGTCCAGCCGCTGCTTTGCCGCCTATGTTTATGCCGCCGCCGGTCCGGGCGAATCCACCACCGACCTTGCTTGGGACGGACAGGCCTGCATCTACGAACTCGGCAATTTCCTGGCGGAGACGGAACGCTTTCCAAGCGGCCCCCAGATGTGCGTGGCCGATATCGACGTCGACCGACTGCTGCTCGAACGCCTGCGCACAGGCACCTTCAACGATGCTGCCAACCATCAGCACCGCGATGATCGGACCTTCCGCACGGTTGAGTTCCAGTTTGAGCCGGATAGGGGTGATATTGGGTTCGAGCGCGGCATCTCGCGCTATCCTTTCGTGCCCGCCGATCCCGCCCGGCTCGATCAGGATTGCTACGAGACTTACAACATCCAGGTTCAGGGCCTGATGAAGCGGTTGCAGGCGACCGGCATCAAGAAGATCTGCATCGGCGTCTCCGGCGGTCTCGACAGCACTCATGCCCTCGTCGTCGCCGCACGCGCCTTCGACCAGTTGGGCCTGCCGCGCTCCGGCATTCTCGGCTTCACCATGCCGGGCTTTGCCACCGGCGACGTAACGAAGACGAACGCCTGGAAGCTGATGCGGTCGCTCGGCATCACTGCCGACGAGATCGACATCAAGCCGCTGGCAGAACAACTGCTGAAGGACCTGAAGCACCCTTACGCCGAAGGGAAGCCGGTCTACGACATCACCTTCGAAAACGTACAGGCAGGCCTGCGCACCGATTTCCTGTTCCGCGCTGCCAACCGCTACGACGCGCTGGTGCTCGGCACCGGCGATCTCTCGGAGATCGCGCTTGGCTGGTCCACCTATGGTGTCGGCGACCACATGAGCCATTACAACGTCAATGCCTCCGTGCCGAAGACCCTCATCCAGCACCTGATCCGCTGGATCATCGCCAAGAACCTCTTCGATGCTGAGACGAATGCGACGCTCGCCGATGTTCTCGACACCGTTATCTCGCCCGAGCTCGTGCCGGCCGACGAAACCGGCGCGATCCAGAGCACGGAGGACAAGATCGGCCCATATGCACTGCATGATTTCGCGCTCTACTACATCACCCGTTTCGGTCTGAAGCCTTCGAAGGTCGCGTTTCTCGCCTGGCATGCCTGGCATGATGCAAAGGCCGGTGCCTGGCCCACGGGATTCCCCGAGGAGAGCCGGAACGCCTACGATCTCGCTACCATCCGCAAATGGCTGGAAGCGTTCCTGTTCCGCTTCTTCACGACCAGCCAGTTCAAGCGCTCTGCCTCGCCGAACGGCCCGAAGGTCACCTCCGGCGGATCTCTCTCGCCGCGCGGCGACTGGCGCGCACCTTCCGACGGCAATGCACGCCTGTGGCTGGACGAACTGAGACGCAACGTTCCGGAGAACGAGCAGGCTTAA
- a CDS encoding DUF6894 family protein: MSRYFFDLHNGDGPVLDEEGQDMVSRESVAMEVARILGDIARDEMPETRNGTISLTVRDETGRTITVARLTFSNEWVE; the protein is encoded by the coding sequence ATGAGCCGCTATTTCTTTGATCTTCACAATGGAGATGGTCCTGTGTTGGACGAGGAAGGCCAGGACATGGTCTCGCGCGAGTCCGTCGCCATGGAGGTCGCCCGCATTCTCGGGGATATCGCCCGGGACGAAATGCCGGAAACCCGCAACGGCACCATCTCCCTCACCGTCCGCGACGAGACAGGCAGAACGATCACCGTCGCTCGCCTGACGTTCAGCAACGAGTGGGTCGAGTAG
- the pstA gene encoding phosphate ABC transporter permease PstA, which translates to MTDMTSSLAGASQRPASTRRDIGIKRRYAAERRFRAYGIGAISIGIFFLGLLLWTVVSKGYTAFLQTEIVLPITFSEQVIDPKNERATNPAKLMTANYPLLVRDALVQKLGIDPANRADVKLATDMVSASARTQLRDVVVANPAIIGQTVPVALLAEGNIDSANKGQIDVTVDEANRKVKDKQLGWMQTLAQDGAMTKSFNTGLFTSGASSRPEAAGIGVAALGSLYMMLIVLALALPIGVSASIYLEEFAPKNKLTDLIEVNINNLAAVPSIVYGLLGLSIFINFAGMPRSAALVGGLVLTLMTLPTIIIATRAALKAVPPSIRAAALGLGASKMQTIFHHVLPLAMPGILTGTIIGLAHALGETAPLLLIGMVAFVVDFPGSPLEPSTALPVQIYMWANEAERAFVERTSGAIIVLLIFLVVMNLGAILLRRRFERRW; encoded by the coding sequence ATGACCGACATGACCTCATCGCTCGCCGGTGCGTCGCAGCGTCCCGCATCCACCCGTCGCGATATCGGCATCAAGCGCCGCTACGCCGCAGAACGCCGCTTCCGGGCCTATGGCATCGGTGCCATCTCCATCGGCATCTTCTTCCTCGGTCTCCTGCTCTGGACCGTCGTGTCCAAGGGCTACACGGCCTTCCTGCAGACCGAGATCGTCCTGCCGATCACCTTCAGTGAACAGGTCATCGACCCGAAGAACGAACGGGCGACCAACCCTGCCAAGCTGATGACCGCGAACTATCCGCTGTTGGTGCGTGACGCGCTGGTACAGAAGCTCGGTATCGACCCCGCCAACCGCGCGGACGTGAAGCTCGCGACCGACATGGTCTCGGCCAGCGCCCGCACGCAGCTTCGCGATGTCGTCGTTGCCAATCCGGCGATCATCGGCCAGACGGTGCCGGTGGCACTTCTGGCGGAAGGCAACATCGACTCGGCCAACAAGGGCCAGATCGACGTGACGGTGGACGAAGCCAACCGCAAGGTGAAGGATAAGCAACTCGGCTGGATGCAGACGCTCGCGCAGGACGGCGCGATGACGAAGTCCTTCAACACGGGCCTCTTCACCTCGGGCGCCTCCTCGCGTCCGGAAGCTGCCGGCATCGGCGTCGCAGCGCTCGGCTCGCTCTACATGATGCTGATCGTGCTAGCGCTCGCGCTGCCGATTGGTGTCTCCGCCTCGATCTACCTCGAAGAGTTCGCGCCGAAGAACAAGCTGACCGACCTCATCGAAGTCAACATCAACAATCTCGCGGCCGTTCCCTCCATCGTCTACGGTCTGCTCGGCCTGTCGATCTTCATCAACTTTGCCGGTATGCCCCGCTCGGCAGCCCTCGTCGGCGGTCTCGTCCTCACGCTGATGACGCTGCCCACGATCATCATCGCCACGCGTGCGGCGCTGAAGGCCGTGCCGCCGTCGATCCGGGCTGCGGCCCTCGGCCTTGGCGCCTCGAAGATGCAGACGATCTTCCACCACGTGCTTCCGCTTGCCATGCCGGGTATCCTGACGGGGACCATTATTGGCCTTGCGCATGCACTGGGTGAAACCGCGCCACTGCTTCTCATCGGCATGGTGGCCTTCGTGGTCGATTTCCCGGGCTCGCCGCTCGAACCTTCCACGGCACTGCCGGTCCAGATCTACATGTGGGCCAACGAAGCCGAACGTGCATTTGTCGAACGGACCTCCGGCGCGATCATCGTGCTCCTGATCTTCCTGGTGGTCATGAACCTTGGCGCAATCCTGTTGCGGCGCCGCTTTGAACGACGCTGGTAG
- a CDS encoding Crp/Fnr family transcriptional regulator, translating into MIDILIQNLANHDIVSEDERSLMRSLATRERSYEVDEDLVSENTRPSYSTLLTAGFAARYKLTPDGTRQITALHVPGDFVDLHAFLLKTMDHGIIALSPCRVMQIDHTELETLTRKAPHLTRLLWLKTIIDGAIHREWIVAMGRRSKRAHLAHLICELHMRLQAMGLTQDLSFHFPLSQGEMADVLGLSLVHMNRTIQNLRKDGLISWVNHTVTILDWDELRDIADFDPTYLSLTVEPR; encoded by the coding sequence GTGATCGACATTCTCATTCAGAACCTCGCCAATCACGACATCGTTTCGGAGGATGAGCGAAGCCTTATGAGATCCCTTGCCACCCGCGAGCGGTCGTACGAGGTTGATGAGGACCTCGTGTCGGAGAATACGCGGCCCTCCTACAGCACGCTGCTGACCGCAGGCTTTGCAGCACGCTACAAGCTGACGCCGGATGGCACGCGGCAGATCACGGCGCTGCATGTTCCCGGCGATTTCGTCGATCTGCATGCTTTCCTCCTGAAAACGATGGACCACGGAATCATCGCGCTTTCACCCTGCCGCGTCATGCAGATCGATCATACCGAACTGGAAACTTTGACGCGGAAAGCCCCGCACCTGACGCGGCTGCTCTGGCTGAAGACGATCATCGACGGCGCGATCCACCGCGAATGGATCGTTGCCATGGGCCGTCGCTCAAAGCGCGCGCATCTTGCCCATCTCATCTGCGAGCTGCATATGCGCCTGCAGGCGATGGGGCTGACGCAGGACCTGAGCTTCCACTTCCCCCTGTCGCAAGGAGAGATGGCGGACGTGCTCGGGCTGTCGCTCGTCCACATGAACCGCACCATCCAGAACCTGCGCAAGGACGGCCTGATCAGCTGGGTCAATCACACGGTGACAATTCTCGACTGGGACGAGCTTCGTGACATCGCGGATTTCGATCCGACCTATTTGAGCCTGACCGTGGAGCCGCGCTGA
- the ppk2 gene encoding polyphosphate kinase 2, which yields MRSMDDIKPVEIVIDGKTRLFDVDTPDLPDWITKSAMASGGYPYEKKLSKGVFKAELEKLQIELVKVQTWQQASGKRVIVLFEGRDAAGKGGAIHETRAYMNPRTARIVALTKPTETESGQWYFQRYISHFPTKGEFVLFDRSWYNRAGVEPVMGFCTPAEYEHFLRQVPAFEKLIVEEGIVLFKIWLEIGQEMQLMQFHQRRHDPLKVWKLSPMDIEALSRWNDYTEKRNRMLKETHKGKAPWTVILGNDRRRARLNLIRHILTGLDYTGKDEKAIGEIDGKILNSEHHFLKS from the coding sequence ATGAGAAGCATGGACGACATCAAGCCGGTCGAGATCGTCATCGACGGGAAGACGCGCCTGTTCGACGTCGACACGCCGGACCTGCCGGACTGGATCACCAAATCCGCCATGGCCTCCGGCGGCTACCCCTATGAAAAGAAGCTGAGCAAGGGCGTCTTCAAGGCTGAGCTGGAAAAGCTGCAGATCGAGCTGGTGAAGGTGCAGACTTGGCAGCAGGCAAGCGGCAAGCGCGTCATCGTGCTGTTCGAGGGGCGCGACGCGGCCGGCAAGGGCGGCGCGATCCACGAAACCCGCGCCTATATGAATCCCCGTACGGCCCGGATCGTCGCCCTGACCAAGCCGACGGAGACGGAGAGCGGGCAATGGTATTTCCAGCGCTACATCTCGCATTTCCCGACGAAGGGCGAGTTCGTGCTGTTCGACCGGTCCTGGTACAATCGCGCCGGCGTCGAGCCGGTCATGGGCTTCTGCACGCCCGCCGAGTACGAGCATTTCCTCAGACAAGTCCCGGCATTCGAGAAGCTGATCGTCGAAGAGGGTATCGTGCTCTTCAAGATCTGGCTGGAAATCGGGCAGGAAATGCAGCTGATGCAGTTCCATCAGCGCCGCCACGATCCGCTGAAGGTGTGGAAGCTCTCACCCATGGACATCGAGGCTTTGTCGCGCTGGAACGACTATACCGAGAAACGCAACCGCATGCTGAAGGAAACCCACAAGGGCAAGGCGCCCTGGACCGTGATCCTCGGCAACGACCGCCGCCGCGCCCGGCTGAACCTCATCCGCCATATCCTGACGGGACTCGACTATACCGGCAAGGACGAGAAGGCGATCGGCGAGATAGACGGCAAGATCCTGAACTCAGAGCACCATTTTCTCAAATCGTGA
- the pstC gene encoding phosphate ABC transporter permease subunit PstC: MSASLLFLLVLLVGASAFVMGRSRAMATAGGKLSSLHSLPGYHGSYAAIWALLPSLVVLAVWLVAAPPMIDRSVLFHLPTEVLNQGNAPAQLALGQVKSVARGLALLSDAERSALDSGSINLRDAMGAKGIPLAGAGEPWMIESATTFNRMTANSHLAMAGVVLLLAIGGTLLALRGISQRFRARNRVEQVILGGLILASSIAILTTVGIIGSMLSEALRFFASVSPMEFFFGTVWDPRFAAAGQAGQAGQFGLLPLLAGTLYIAFVAMLFAVPIGLFAAIYMAEYANSTVRSIAKPLLEILAGIPTIVYGFFALVTVGPFLRDISGQLNGLVTGNYTSFIQAQSVLTAGLVMGIMLIPFVSSLSDDIITQVPGSLRDGSLGLGATRSETIKRVVLPAALPGIVGALLLTASRAVGETMIVVLAAGVAARMQINPFEPMTTVTVKIVNQLTGDLEFTSPQTLVAFALGITLFAITLCLNIYALYIVRKYREQYE; this comes from the coding sequence ATGAGCGCTTCTCTCCTCTTTCTCCTCGTCCTGCTCGTCGGCGCATCCGCCTTCGTGATGGGTCGTTCGCGGGCCATGGCCACGGCCGGTGGCAAGCTTTCCTCTCTGCATTCTCTGCCCGGCTACCACGGCAGCTACGCTGCCATCTGGGCTCTTCTGCCTTCGCTCGTCGTGCTCGCCGTCTGGCTCGTCGCTGCGCCGCCGATGATCGATCGCAGCGTGCTCTTCCATCTGCCGACCGAGGTCCTGAACCAGGGCAATGCGCCCGCCCAGCTGGCACTCGGCCAGGTCAAGTCGGTCGCCCGCGGTCTCGCCCTTCTCTCGGACGCCGAGCGCAGCGCACTTGACAGCGGTTCCATCAATCTTCGCGACGCCATGGGTGCCAAGGGCATTCCGCTGGCCGGCGCCGGCGAACCCTGGATGATCGAGTCCGCTACGACCTTCAATCGGATGACGGCAAACAGCCATCTGGCCATGGCCGGTGTCGTGCTGCTGCTGGCCATCGGTGGAACACTTCTGGCGCTCCGCGGCATCTCGCAGCGCTTCCGGGCACGCAACCGTGTCGAGCAGGTCATTCTCGGCGGCCTGATCCTCGCTTCCTCCATCGCCATCCTCACCACCGTCGGCATCATCGGCTCTATGCTGTCGGAAGCCCTGCGCTTCTTCGCCTCGGTGTCGCCGATGGAGTTCTTCTTCGGCACCGTCTGGGATCCGCGCTTCGCCGCAGCCGGCCAAGCGGGTCAGGCCGGGCAGTTCGGCCTCCTGCCGCTTCTCGCCGGCACGCTCTACATCGCCTTCGTCGCCATGCTCTTTGCCGTGCCGATCGGCCTGTTCGCCGCCATCTACATGGCGGAATATGCCAACAGCACGGTGCGCTCGATCGCCAAGCCGCTGCTCGAAATCCTCGCCGGCATCCCGACCATCGTCTACGGCTTCTTCGCCCTCGTCACGGTCGGCCCGTTTCTGCGCGATATCTCGGGCCAGCTGAACGGCCTCGTCACCGGCAACTATACCAGCTTCATCCAGGCGCAGAGCGTTCTCACCGCCGGCCTCGTCATGGGCATCATGCTGATCCCCTTCGTGTCCTCCCTGTCGGATGACATCATCACGCAGGTGCCCGGCTCGCTGCGCGACGGTTCGCTCGGCCTCGGTGCCACACGGTCGGAAACCATCAAGCGCGTCGTCCTTCCTGCCGCTCTTCCCGGCATCGTCGGTGCGCTTCTGCTAACGGCATCCCGCGCCGTCGGCGAGACGATGATCGTGGTGCTTGCGGCCGGTGTCGCCGCCCGCATGCAGATCAACCCCTTCGAGCCGATGACGACCGTCACGGTGAAGATCGTCAACCAGCTGACGGGCGACCTAGAGTTCACCTCTCCGCAGACCCTCGTCGCCTTCGCGCTCGGCATCACGCTCTTTGCCATCACGCTCTGCCTCAACATTTACGCGCTCTACATCGTGCGCAAATACCGGGAACAGTACGAATGA
- a CDS encoding host attachment family protein, with amino-acid sequence MDLPQNAVVAVADGKKLVLFKNEGQASDIQLKALPDAEVDDSKIPSGGRHSSSAANPSDGQQDEDGFTAGVVDLLNKRVLDGKIKKLVIIAAPRTLGELRKGYRKALSDALVGELDKDLTGHSIQDIEKAIAAA; translated from the coding sequence ATGGACCTTCCCCAAAATGCAGTCGTCGCCGTTGCCGATGGCAAAAAGCTCGTTCTTTTCAAGAACGAGGGCCAGGCATCCGACATTCAGCTCAAAGCCCTGCCCGACGCCGAGGTCGATGACTCGAAAATCCCCTCCGGTGGCCGCCATTCCAGCAGCGCCGCCAACCCGAGCGATGGTCAGCAGGACGAAGACGGTTTCACCGCAGGCGTGGTCGATCTTCTGAACAAGCGCGTCCTCGACGGCAAGATCAAGAAGCTCGTGATCATCGCGGCGCCACGCACACTCGGTGAGCTTCGAAAGGGCTATCGCAAGGCCCTGTCCGACGCGCTCGTCGGAGAACTGGACAAGGATCTCACGGGGCACTCGATCCAGGATATCGAAAAGGCCATCGCCGCGGCCTGA
- a CDS encoding NAD(P)H-dependent flavin oxidoreductase — MALPPILSRLRIPVVSAPLFIISHPALTIAQCKAGVVGSFPALNARPEAQLDEWLAMITEELAAHDKANPDSPSAPFAVNQIVHRSNRRLEHDLMLCAKYKVPIVISSLGAVPEVNAAVHSYGGIVLHDVIHDRHARSAINKGADGLIAVAAGAGGHTGALSPFALIQEIRSWFSGPLLLSGAIANGGAVLAAQAMGADLAYIGSAFIATEEARASDGYKQMIVDSKAKDIVETPHFTGVNGNYLRPSISAAGLDADNLPVADAATMDLEAAVGTGAKAWRDIWGSGQGIGAITAVTPVAKLVERLETEYNAARARLSL, encoded by the coding sequence ATGGCCCTGCCGCCGATCCTGTCCCGTCTTCGCATTCCCGTCGTATCGGCGCCGCTGTTCATCATATCGCATCCGGCGCTGACCATCGCCCAGTGCAAGGCCGGCGTCGTCGGCTCCTTCCCGGCGCTCAATGCCCGACCGGAAGCGCAGCTCGATGAGTGGCTGGCGATGATCACGGAGGAGCTGGCCGCCCATGACAAGGCGAACCCGGACAGCCCGTCCGCGCCCTTCGCCGTCAACCAGATCGTCCACCGCTCCAACCGACGGCTGGAACACGACCTGATGCTGTGTGCGAAGTACAAGGTGCCGATTGTCATCTCCTCACTCGGCGCCGTGCCGGAGGTGAATGCGGCCGTGCACAGCTATGGCGGCATCGTGCTGCACGACGTGATCCATGATCGTCATGCGCGCTCCGCCATCAACAAGGGCGCAGACGGGCTGATCGCCGTTGCGGCCGGCGCCGGCGGCCACACCGGGGCGCTGTCGCCCTTTGCGCTCATCCAGGAAATCCGCAGCTGGTTCTCCGGCCCTCTCCTCCTGTCCGGCGCGATTGCCAATGGCGGCGCGGTGCTGGCGGCGCAGGCCATGGGCGCAGACCTCGCCTATATCGGCTCGGCCTTCATTGCGACCGAAGAAGCCCGGGCGAGCGACGGCTACAAGCAGATGATCGTCGACAGCAAGGCGAAGGACATCGTGGAAACGCCGCACTTTACCGGCGTCAACGGCAACTATCTCCGCCCCTCCATTTCCGCCGCCGGACTGGACGCCGACAACCTGCCCGTTGCCGACGCTGCCACCATGGACCTCGAGGCCGCCGTCGGCACCGGTGCGAAAGCCTGGCGCGACATCTGGGGCTCGGGCCAGGGCATCGGCGCCATCACAGCCGTCACCCCTGTCGCAAAACTCGTGGAGCGTCTGGAAACGGAATACAACGCGGCCCGCGCCCGCCTCTCGCTGTAG
- the phoR gene encoding phosphate regulon sensor histidine kinase PhoR has translation MGTRIWAEKWLIGLTLAGCVGLIATSGHAALAAVFWIVVVLALLRQPAMPAPPAAVEPLPSTGEAELATLEAGFDALDMPVLVIGPDERVLFQNQAAEKAFGVIPANSDLSGRVRSPGILDMVRETIATGRINQIEHSERLPSEAVYIVRVAPAALAADGPKRVSAPESIDTVYVVSYRDISQARRIDRMRSDFVANASHELRTPLASLRGFIETLQGPARNDVKAHERFLGIMLEQANRMSRLVDDLLSLSRLELKSHIAPEQEVALAPLLGHVCDTLGPLAQDVGITISLAVPSLPVVVQGDRDELIEVFENLVENACKYGQEGKTVEVTLSGGGGDPVEVSVRDHGPGIPAEHVPRITERFYRVNVEASRSKKGTGLGLAIVKHILTRHRARLIVRSVLGEGTVFTVRF, from the coding sequence ATGGGCACCCGCATCTGGGCGGAGAAGTGGCTGATCGGCCTCACCCTTGCCGGCTGCGTCGGATTGATCGCGACCAGCGGCCACGCCGCCCTTGCCGCCGTATTCTGGATCGTTGTCGTTCTGGCACTTCTGCGGCAACCGGCGATGCCGGCGCCCCCCGCTGCCGTCGAGCCGCTGCCTTCCACCGGTGAGGCTGAACTCGCGACGCTTGAAGCCGGCTTCGACGCTTTGGATATGCCGGTGCTCGTCATCGGGCCGGACGAGCGCGTGCTTTTCCAGAACCAGGCGGCCGAAAAGGCCTTTGGCGTCATCCCGGCAAATTCCGACCTTTCCGGTCGCGTTCGTTCGCCCGGTATCCTCGATATGGTGCGCGAGACCATCGCGACCGGCCGCATCAACCAGATCGAACATTCCGAACGTCTGCCGTCCGAGGCCGTCTATATCGTGCGCGTGGCGCCGGCTGCGCTTGCCGCTGATGGCCCCAAGCGGGTGTCGGCGCCGGAAAGCATCGATACCGTCTATGTCGTCTCCTACCGCGATATCTCGCAGGCGCGCCGCATCGATCGCATGCGCTCGGATTTCGTCGCCAATGCCAGCCACGAATTGCGCACCCCGCTCGCCTCCCTGCGCGGCTTCATCGAGACGCTGCAGGGGCCGGCGCGCAACGATGTGAAGGCGCATGAGCGGTTCCTCGGCATCATGCTGGAGCAGGCAAACCGGATGAGCCGCCTTGTCGACGACCTGCTGTCGCTCTCCCGCCTTGAGCTGAAATCCCACATCGCGCCCGAGCAGGAGGTCGCGCTTGCACCTCTGCTCGGCCATGTCTGCGACACGCTGGGTCCGCTTGCCCAGGATGTGGGCATCACCATCTCGCTCGCCGTTCCGTCACTTCCCGTCGTCGTTCAGGGGGATCGCGACGAACTGATCGAGGTGTTCGAGAACCTCGTGGAGAATGCGTGCAAGTATGGGCAGGAAGGCAAGACCGTGGAGGTGACCCTTTCCGGCGGCGGCGGCGATCCAGTTGAGGTCTCTGTGCGCGATCACGGGCCGGGCATTCCCGCCGAGCACGTGCCGCGCATCACCGAGCGTTTTTACCGGGTGAATGTCGAGGCCAGCCGCTCGAAGAAAGGCACCGGGCTGGGGCTTGCGATCGTTAAACACATCCTCACCCGGCACCGCGCGAGGCTGATCGTCCGCTCGGTGCTGGGCGAGGGAACCGTTTTCACGGTCCGTTTTTGA